The Flavobacterium sp. IMCC34852 genome contains the following window.
TTTCCTTATTTAGTAGATGAAGGACAACAGGTTTATCCGCAATATGGTGCCACTAAAACACCGCATGTATTTTTATTAGACAAAAACTTAGTGGTAAAATACATCGGCGCTATTGATGACAATTCAGATGATGCTTCTGCTGTAAAAGAAAAATATTTAGAAAACGCCATCGCCGCATTGGAAAAAGGAAGTGAACCTTCACCTTCTCTCACCAAAGCCATTGGTTGTTCGATAAAAGCCAAGAAAAAAGTATAAACAAGAAGTCCCGATTCAGTCGGGACTTTTTATTTAATATAAACCTTTCGAATCCCAATCAAGGCGAAGATTAATAGGGTATAAACTATGAAAAACGGTACTATCAATTCAATCCAACCCATGGGTAACATTACCGCGATAATCAACAATTGAAAGCCTAATCCGTATAACGAAAGCAAGGTCATAAACCAGTTGGGAAAGGTTTTGACTTTGTAAGCCTCTGAATCCAAAGCGTGGATGATTTTGTCAAAAGTGCCGTAAACAATTTGGTAAATGCCAAATAGAATATTGACTGATTTTTGGGTTTCTCCCGGCAAAGCTTTAGGCGTTTTGTATTCAAAAATCTTGCTCGTGCTATCACCGCCAACCGATTTGTTTCTCAAAATCACATAGTAGTAATTATACAAAGTGCCTTGCAATTGTAGCCCGATAAAAGCCAAAAGGGTAAACCAAATCGAGGTTTCAGAAACATAACAAATCGCCATCAGAAACATAAAATTCAAAACGATATCAAACACACTGTCTAAATACCTGCCGGAATAGGAAGGCGTATTTTTCAATCGGGCCAATTCACCATCCGCGGCATCGATTCCTGATTTTAGTAAAATGAAAAATCCGGACAATAAATATTGATGTACCAAAATGCAATACATCGCAATCAGTCCGGAAAGCCCGAAAAGTAAGGTAACATGAATTGGCGTAAAGCGGGAATCTTTTAATTGAAGAGCGAAAAATCTCCCGAAAGATCTTCCGTAATCTGATAAATCTAAAAATTTATCTTGAGCGGCAAGTTTAGACATTTAAGTTAGTAAACAAGGTAACTGCGACAATATAGTC
Protein-coding sequences here:
- a CDS encoding CDP-alcohol phosphatidyltransferase family protein — its product is MSKLAAQDKFLDLSDYGRSFGRFFALQLKDSRFTPIHVTLLFGLSGLIAMYCILVHQYLLSGFFILLKSGIDAADGELARLKNTPSYSGRYLDSVFDIVLNFMFLMAICYVSETSIWFTLLAFIGLQLQGTLYNYYYVILRNKSVGGDSTSKIFEYKTPKALPGETQKSVNILFGIYQIVYGTFDKIIHALDSEAYKVKTFPNWFMTLLSLYGLGFQLLIIAVMLPMGWIELIVPFFIVYTLLIFALIGIRKVYIK